The Chryseolinea soli nucleotide sequence TGGCCTCGGCAGAATTTACCTACATCCGCGAAAAGACCAATAGCACGGCCGGCAACCTTAGCGTGCAGCTCGACAAGCTTTCGGCCGCGGGCTACATTGCCGTGGAGAAATCTTTTAAAGGAAAGAAGCCCTTGACCACTTGCACCATCACCAAAAAAGGGATCAAGGCTTTCGAAGACTACGTGAACACGCTGAAGCAATACATTCACAACCGTTGACCGGCCTGCACCGGATTCAACACGCATCCAAAATCAAATCATTGTTTTATCACTAAGATCATCGCTATGACCAATGCCACGGAACGAAAAATATTACGCTGGGTTCACATCATCGCCAGCATTCCCATCATCGGCTACATCTATGGGCCTGTGGCCGAGCGGCCCGAAGCGGTGATCGTGGTCCGCTTCATTCTCTTCCCGGCCGTGGTGCTCACGGGGCTGTGGATGTGGAAAGGTCTGTGGTTGAAAAATTGGTGGAAGAAGAAAATGCAGACGGCCTCACGTTGACTTTTATAGGTGAAGTTTTTTAACGGATGCTTCACACGCGAACATTTCCCGCGAACATTTCCATTCTACGTGCATTTTGTACCTTTATCCCCATGGACTTTGGAAAAGTAGAGAACGAAGACATCAGCCAGGTGGACTTCCGCCTGCCTCCCGATGCGGAAGGCACCGGCACGATCCTAAAAAGAAATAAAGCGTTGGGTCATACGCCCCAGATCTTTGTGGGCTGCGCCAAGTGGGGCCGCAAAGATTGGGTGGGAAAGATCTATCCCCTCAAAACCAAGGAGGCAGATTTTCTGAATCACTATGCCAAACATTTCAATTGCATCGAGCTGAACGCCACCTTCTATCGCATGCCCACATTTTCCCAAACCCAAGGCTGGGCCGCCAAGGTGGGCGACGATTTCAAGTTCTGCCCCAAGTTCACCGACCAGATCACCCACATCAAAAGATTGAAAGATGTAAAGGAAAAAACCGACCAGTTCCTGGAGGGCGTCAGCGGTTTTGGAAAAAAACTCGGGCCACTCTTTCTCATGCCTCACCCCGGCATGGCTCCCAAAACACTGGACACGATGGAGGCCTTCATCCAGTCACTACCCAAAGATCTCGATCTTTTTGTCGAGCTGCGCCACCCGCAGTGGTTCAGCGAAGCCGACGCCAACACCGCCGTATTCAATATGCTGGAACGAAACCACACGGGCTCCATCATCACCGACGCGTCCGGAAGAAGAGATTGCGTGCACATGCATCTGTCCACCCCCGAAGCCTTCATCCGCTTCGTAGGTAACGGCCTCCATCCCACCGACTACACGCGCATCGACGACTGGGTGCAACGCATCAAGGCCTGGATGGAGCAAGGCATCGAAAAGGTCTATTTCTTTATGCACCAGCACGAAGAACTGCACTCGCCCGAACTTAGCAAATACCTGATCCAGCAACTCAACAAACACTGCGGCACACAAATCCCAGAACCCGTTTTTGTAGAAGACATCGCGCCGGTAGCGGACCTGTTTGGCGCCGCACCATCGGACAAGAAAACGGCAGTCAAAAAAACAGCATCAAAAAAGAAATCATAACTGCTTCCTCCTTCAAATAAAAAAGCCTTTCCGCATGACGTCACACGGAAAGGGCTTTTATTTTATCATTTAAAACTAGATCGCGCGCAGCGACACCTTTCGAGATTTCCCCGAAGCATCGTAGATCACCACCTCTTTTACCTTGGATGACACCGACAGCTTGCGTGAAGATTGCGACAGATAGCCTGCTCCATAATAAAATTCCACGCGTTGTTTCCGTCCATCTTCGAGGGTCAACTCAGCCCAACGGTCGTTGGGCTCAACGGCTACCACGTGCATCGGCACCGTGGGCTTGCGCGTGAACACCGCCAGGCTGTCGCGGTTTTGCGAGGCCAGGAAGACCTCGGTGTCTTTTGCACCATAGAGTTTCACCAGGGCCTTGGCATCACCATGCGTGTAGAATCCGCTCTTTGCAGAGGGAAGCGTATGAAATCCACCTTTGCCATCGCCCAGTAAGACGAGACCCGTGAAGGCATCGTAGCGACCGATGAACACCTCGTTGCCATAGTCATTGCCCACCATGATCACGTCGGTGTTGCCGTCGCCGTTCACATCGTCGGCTACGAGGCCGTTAACGGGAGCCACCTGCACGAGTGTGGGCAGGGCGTGCACGGCGAAGGTTCCGTTGCCTTTGTTTTCGAGATAGCTGGAGGCCATGTCGTTTGCATCCAGGACCATGGCGTCCTTCAGATCATCCGCCGTAAGCACCTGGTCGGCGGTGGCTTTGCTATATTGCTTATAGCGGGAGTATTTGTTTCTGAACTTGGGGCTTTGCGAGTTCAACTCATCCCAGAAATGCACGGGATACAACTTCTTCTCTTCGCTGTCCATCGACACGCGCATGTAGCACGCCAACACGGGATCCACACTGCCGTTGCCGTCGAAGTCTTTGGCAAAGAGTTTCAGTGGCGTTTCGTTGGTCACGTGGAAGGCATTGTTTTCTCCCAGGTTGCCCACGACATAGTCCGTATCACCATCGTTGTCGAAATCGGCGGCGGCGATGCTATTCCACCAGCCCTTGTGTTGTTCAGCACCGGAAGCATCTATTTTCGTCAGCGTTTTTCCATTGTTCTTGAAGAAGGTCGGCGCCATAAATTCACCCACCACCAGCAAGTCTTCTTTTCCATCTTTGTCGAAATCGGTCCACAACGCATCGGTGATCATGCCGGCAAATGCCAAGGCTTCGCATACCTCGTTGGTCACGTCGGTGAACTTGCCTTTGTCGTTCCGCAGCAAGTAGCTCTGGGGTGGTGTCGGATATTGCGAGGGCACGACCCTGCCGCCGACAAAAAGATCGAGATCGCCGTCGCCATCAAAATCGGCGGCGCGCACGCAGGAGCCGCTCGCTTTTATTTCGGGCAGCGCATCTTTGCTTTGGGTGAAGACGCCCTTCCCGTTGTTCAGGTACAGTCGATCCTGATAGGAATTCACATCGGCCTGACCTTCCCAACTGCCGCTCACGATGTAGAGATCCAGGTCGTGATCGTTGTCGGCGTCAAACAGCAACAGGCCTTCATCTTCTTCGCGCTTCAGTTCATTTTTTTCGTTTTTCACCGTCGGTGCAAAGGTGCCGTCGGGTTTCTGAAGATATACTTGCGCGTTGAAGTAGGTGGAGCCGCCAACAATAAAATCTTCCCGGCCATCGCCGTTCACATCGCCCACGGACAAACCGGGACCGGCTTGCGAAAATTTATGCGGGATGGTGCGTTGCAGGTTGAAGTCAATAAAATCTTCTTCCGGATGTTTGAACAAAATATTCAGTTTCTTATCGCTCTTTTGGAACAGCGTTTCCGCCAAAGCGGGTGATGCCGTCTTCGCTTCTTCTTTTTTATCCGGCGCATAGGCGATGGCCAACACCTGGTTGGTTTTCACATCGCGCACGAGTTGACTGCCACCGTCGGGCCATTCCACCACCACGGAATCCACCGAAGCCGTCGAGTCGAGCCCAAAGTGCAACGTCTCTTCCACCGACGACAGGAAGCCGCGGTAAACTGACTCTTCACTGTATTGCATTTTGCCACCACCATAGCGAAGCGTCACTTTTGCGCCGATGCCGGCGGGGTTCTTTTCTGTTCCCTTCAATTTGATGCGAAGGAAATTCATTTTGCTTTTCTTTTCCTTTCCTGCGTACAAGGTATTTTCATACAACATCGCCTTGTCGTTGATGCTGTTCACGACATAGTCCAGGTCGCCGTCGTTGTCAAAATCCGCAAACGCGGCGCCGTTGGAGAACGAAGGCTTGTCGAGGCCCCAGGTTTTGGTGACGTCGCTAAACGTGAGATCACCGTTGTTTTTAAAAGCATAGTTGGGAATGCGGACGATGGGAATGGAATCGATCAGGCTGCGGTTGCTGGCGACGTTGCCCACATCGGCACGGTAGTTGGCAAAGTCCTTGTCAGTAATGTCTTTGGGAAACCCGTTTGTAATGATAAGATCCTTATTACCGTCATTATCGAAATCGGCAAACAAAGGCGACCAGCTCCACTCGGTTTGGTAAACGCCCGAAAGCTCGCCCACCTCGCTGAACTTGATGTGCTTGTCGGCACCGTTGTTCAGCTGCAGCATGTTCCGCACGTATTGGTATTCGTATTTAAACTTTTCGTTGTTCAGGTAGTTCTGATAGCTTTTGTTGCCGATCGTTGTTTTTTTCCGGGCGCTGGTCTCCGGCAACATATCGAGCGTGATGATCTCGGGCAAGCCGTCGTTGTTGATATCGGCGGCATCGTTGCCCATGGAAAACTGGCTGCTGTGGCCGATGTAGTCGGCAGTAGCGTTCGCGAATTTTCCGTTTTGCTGATTGATGTAAAGAATGTCGTTCGACAAATAATCATTCGACACGTAAATGTCCGGCCATCCATCTTTGTTCACGTCGGTGATGGCCAGGCCCAGGCCAAATCCCTCCCACAAAATACCGGCCTCCAGTGTCACGTCGGTGAAGGTGCCGTTGCCCTCATTCCGGTAAAGTTTGTCGTTGTTGGGGGATGAGCCGTCGGTGATCTTTGGACGGTAGTTGGTGGGCGTGTTGTTGATCTTCTCGTTCACCAGCACGTAAAGGTCCAGGTCGCCGTCGCGATCATAGTCGAAGAAGGCGGCCATCACACTGTGACCGTTATAATCGATCTTGTAATCGGCAGCCATTTCCTTGAAGGTAGGCTCGCCGTTTTTGGCGGCTCCCTGATTGACCAGGAGCAGATTCTTTCGCATTTCCGCGTCGGGATTTGCCGTAGCGCAAACATAGACATCCATCCACCCGTCGTTGTTGATGTCTACGACGGCCACGCCCTGGTTCCACCGGCCCTTTTTACCGTTCACATTGGCATTTTCCGTAATGTCCTTGAATTTAAAACCGCCTTGGTTTAGGTAGAGCCGGTTAGGCTCCTGGTTTCCGCTAAAGAAAACATCCTGCAGGCCATCGTTATTAAAATCCGCGACACCCACGCCCCCACCGTTGTAGATGTATTCGTACGTAAAAATGTTAAAACTGTCGGACTCCGCTACGGTATTGACAAATTCGATACCGGTATCCTCGGAAGATTTCAGCTGAAAAAGGGTATTGGGGTTGGTTGGGGTCTTGCATTGTGTCAGGGTCACACAGGCGAGCGAGAAGAGGATCGAGCCTCGCAAAAGTCTTTTTCTCATAGGGTATACATAAAAAAGTAAGGCCAATTTACATTGGCCTTACTTAAAATCAGATAATTAAATCAATTAATATCCACCAGGGTTCTGCTTCAGGATATCCGGTGTTTGGATATCGATCTGAGCTTGCGGAATAGGCAGCAACTCGTCCTGATCTTTGGTGAACTTGGCACCGGTGAATGCGCCCGAAGGGATCTTCGGTGCTTCATAAGTCAGGTAAGCGTTGATGTCGTCGATGCCATAGGTCGGCGTGGCGCCGAAGCTCCAACGCATGAGGTCAAAGAAGCGGTGACCTTCACCAGACAATTCGAGTTTACGCTCCATGCGGATGTTTTCACGTGCATCGGCTGCAGTAGCGAAATCGGCGGCCGTGTAGAGCGCGATTTGGTAGTCTGCTGCGGGCTTGGTGTAGTCCATCACAGGATTTAGGTAGTCGGTAGTAGCTCCTGCGTTGAAGAGACCCATCACGAAATCGGCAGGGTTCTGTGCACGGGTGCGTACCTGATTCACGTAGTCCATCGCTTTGGTCAGCGAGCCGCCAGCAGCTTCCACTTCGCATTCGGCTGCCATCAGCAACACGTCCGAAAAGCGGATGATGTTCACGTTGATGGCGGTGTAGCCCGGGGTCCAGGAACTGTTGTCTTGGTTGGTGCCTTTATCGGTCTTGTAGTATACATACTTCTTGGTTTGATAAGGACCGGCGTTGGGCTGGTTGCGGATCCAGGCTTTGCCTGGGAAAGGCTTCCAATCCAGGTACTGGATGTAACGGCGACCGATGGTGTGATCGAGACGCGGATCGACAGGACCAGCATCAGGCGTAAACGGATCCTTCGATTCGAGACCCATATCGGTTTTCAGTTCGTTGGCCGGGAGGTCGTAAGCGCGGTTCTTCAACGGCAGACCAGCTGCGGTACGGAACGTGTTACCCATTTCGATTGTAGGTTGGAAGAACGAGCAGCAGTTACCCGGACCGTCAGGACCTGTGTTGTAGGGCCAGTTCAAGTCGAATTCAGGGTTGGCGTTGTTCACGCTACCAGTGTTGGCAGCCGATTGGTATGCCCAAACTGACTCTGCACTGTTATCATTCGACGCTTTGAAGACGTCGCTGAAATTGGGCAGCAATGCGTACTTGGCGCCTTTGGTGGTTTTACCGTTGGCAATCACGTCGTCGAATATTGCTTTGGCAGCATCGAACTTGTGTTGATATAACAAAATCTTGGCCATGTAGGTTTTGGCAGCCCAAGAGTTTACGCGACCAGCTTCCGACCAGGTTTCAGGCAGGTTGTCGATGGCAAATTGCATGTCCGCTTCGATCATGGGCCAAAGGTCCTTGTCGTTGCCTACCAGTTCGATACCTTTTTGATAGTCAACGCTTTCATCAACATACGGTGTGTTGTTGAAGCCTCTCTTCAATTCGAAATAGAAGTGTGCTCTCAGGAAACGTACCTGAGCCTCCACTTTTACTTTCTGTGCTTCAATGGCTGCAGAACCTTTTGCATCCGTTTTGGGCAAGATCCGCATTGTGGCGTTGGCACGGGCCACACCTTCATACAAACCGTTGTATTTGTCGCTGATGACACCTTGCGTTGACTGAGCTTCAAAACGTTGGATAGGGTTGATATCGGAATAGTCGCCAGGGTCTGTACCCTTGTTGTTTTCACCACCTCTGATACTACCCCATACCCAGTTGGAAGGGCTGGCCATCCGGTTGCCCCGGCCGTTGACTTGTGAATAAACGGCTATAAGCGAAGCTTCGATCCCTTGTGGGGTTGCGAGCAAATCCTCGTTCAGCGAGCCTGTGGGCGGCACTTCCAGGAAGCTATCCTTGCAAGCATAGAGCAAGAGCAGCGCTAACAGAACTGATCCTAGTGCCCTTGTTTTAAGTGTATTTTTCATAGCTATATGTCTTATTTATTGAAATTAGAACGCCAGGTTTAAACCACCTGTATAACCTCTTGTTACGGGATAGTTTCCAACGTCAATACCGAAGTTGGTATCAGCAGCACCACCTACCGCAGGGTCGAGACCGTTGTAGCCGGTGATGGTGAACAAGTTGTTGGCCGAAACAAAGAACCGGAGCTTGGTCATCTTGAATTTCTCCAGCAATGCAGTAGGCAGGTTGTAGCCTAATGTAACGTTCTGCAGACGCAGGTAAGAACCGTTTTCAACATAGAACGAACTGGATTGTGTGTTCGTGCTGAAGTTGGAAGCCGATTCGAAGATCGGAATAGTCGCTCCGGTGTTGGTCGGCGACCAGGAATCCTTCACGCGGTTGCTGATGGCTGCACCTTGGAAAGAAGGATAGAAATCGGTGAACCAGCGCGATACGTTGAAGATCTTGTTGCCCAACGAAGTATACAAGTACGCTGTCAGGTCGAAGTTCTTGTAACGCAGGGTGAAGTTCATACCGCCGGTGAACTTAGGCACAGGGCTGCCGAGGAAGGTCCGGTCGGCATCGTTGATCACACCGTCGTTGTTGATGTCCTTGTAGCGGAAGCGACCAATATCTGCACCAGATTGCGTGGCAGCGGTGCTAACTTCTTCCGAGCTTTGGAAGATACCTTGTACTTGGTAACCAAAGAAGGCAGAGATCGACTGACCGAGTTGGTTGCGGATCGGGTTGATGCCGCGGAAACCAGGGTTTACAGTGGTCATGTATTTCTGACCGCCGCCGATCTCCGTGATCTCATTGTGCAGGAAGCTACCGTTCACGTTCACTTCATAGCTCAAGCCAGAGGTAATGTTACCCTTGTTGCCCAAGAAGATATCGATACCCTTGTTCTGCATTTTGGCCACGTTCACATAAGGAGGGGTAGCGTTGTAGCCCACGGTGGCCGGCAGAGGAAGTTGATACAGGAGGTCCTTGGTATCTTTCTTCCAGAAATCGATGATCACGTCCAGTTTGCCACCAAACAATTGACCGTCGATACCGATGTTGGTCGTAACAGCCGTTTCCCACTTGGTGTCTTTGTTACCGATAGACGTGCGATAAAAACCTGTGGTTGCCGAGCTGTTGCTGCCGGAGATGTCGTAAGACGAATTGCCTACGTTACCACCGTAGAGTGTATACTGGTTGTTTTTGTTATACTGCACGATCGGGTTGGAGTTACCCATCGTACCGTAACCACCGCGGATCTTCAAGTCGCTGATAAAAGAAACAGATTGCATGAAGGGTTCCGCTGAAATACGCCATGCTGCGGACACAGCGGGGAAGGTACCATAGCGATGGTTTACACCAAATACCGATGAACCGTCACGACGCAAAACACCAGTCAAAATATATTTCTCTTTGAAGGCATACTTCACTTGTCCGAAATAAGAAGACATGTTTGCACCGTTGTCATAGTAACTGCCTGCTTGACGCGAATTGGTGTTGGTGGTGTTGATGAAGTTAGGATCCCATGAGAAGGGGTTCAAGCCCGATTCGTTGTCATCCCAGCCTTTGCCGGTGTTCAAAGCTTCCTGGCCTACGAGAACATCGATCCCGTGGTCACCGAAAGTCTTCTTATAGTTCGCTGTGTTGGTAAAGGTCCAACCGAACCGATAGCTACCGCCTTCTGAGTATCCGAAAGCCGAGTTGTTTTCGGAGTTTTCATATTGCCAGCGGCTGTAGTTGTGAGCGCGGTTTTGGTAGTAGTTACCGCCGATGCTGGTGCGCAGCGTCAGGCCGGGGATCACATCATATTCCAAGTATATGTTACCAAAGGCCATCGCTTGATACGCCGTGTTGTTGGCTTGTCCGTCGCGTGATGCTACAGGGTTTCTGGGGTTGTTGAAGCCTTTTGCAGCCGTACCGGCGTAACCGCCGAATTCGTCATAGATGGGGATGATGGAAGGCATCCGGAAAGCAGACAAGATATCGTTTTCGTCTGCGGAAATACCTCTACCGCCATCACCACCGGAAAGACCGAGGCGTTGCAGGTAGGTGAACTGGAGGTTTTCACCAAGGCGCAGGTTAGGCAGCACGTCGAATTCAGAGTTCGCGCGAGCAGCATAACGTTTGAAGCTGTTGTTCTTCAAAATACCTTGCTGGTCTTGTTGGCTCAAACCAATGTAGAAGCGGTGTGTTTCGCCACCACCGCTTACGCCGATGGTTTGACGAACGATGGGTGCCGTGCGCGTAATGGCCTTGTACCAGTCGGTGCCTTGCTTGTTGGCTTTTACCACCTGGTAGATAGAACCGTTGCGCGGGTCAATGTTGTATTTCAATTTCTCTGCAGCCAAGTCCACCGAACCGGTTACGCCAGCAGCACCGCCTACGTTAATGTAGTCAGGAATGACGGGTGTAAGGCCACCGCCAAACTGAGGGTGATTAAATTTCGCAAATGCTGTAGCATAATCAGGGGCAACACCACCTGCCCGGGCGTTCGCGTCTTCAGTATTTCGGATAGCATTCCAGGTCCAATCGGCAAAATCCGTCGGATTCATCATGTCCTGTCCTTTACCGGGCGTGGAAACACCGGCCATCAGGTCATAGGTAACGGCCAGCTTTTGGCCTTTTTTACCTTTCTTAGTAGTATACACAATCACACCGGCAGCAGCACGAGCACCGTAGATAGAAGCGGAGCCGGCATCTTTCAGTACAGTTGTTGTTTCAATGTCATCAGGGTTGATGAAAGAGATATCGAGGGTCGGCACACCGTCTACAATGTAGAGGGGTTGGTTAGCACCAAAACCGCCGAAACCACGAACGCGCACCTGGCTGGTAGTACCCGGTTGACCGTTGGAAATAACCGTCACACCGGCCACGCGGCCTTGCAACAGCTGTTCAACGTTACCAGTAGGGGTAACCGTCAAATCTTTCGTCTTCACCGTAGAGACCGAACCGGTCAATTCGCGGCGTTTGTCGAAGGAGTAACCTGTTACAACAACTTCATCCAGGGAAGTGAGGTCAGGTTGAAGATTCACTTCGATGCTTGTTTGAGAGCCTACCTGAACTTCTGTAGTTCCGTAGCCCACAAACGTGATCAGCAGAACGGCATCGTTGCCGGGAACAGACAAACTGAATTTTCCTTCGGAGTCTGAAACCGTTCCTTTTGCAGTCCCTTTCAGGATAATGTTTACGCCGGGCATAAAATTCCCGCTTTCATCGGCTACAGTTCCCGTCACAACCCTTTCTTGTGCCAGGGCGACTGAGGCCAGCATTAGCATGACTGCCAATGACAAACTCACCCTCTTGTAGAGTTTTTTCATAATCATAGTTTGGGTTAAAAATTAATTGGTTGATAGAAATTCTGCAGTTTCCTGATAATCCTAAGATTATTTCGTCCATGCATTCTTCGAATGTAGATATTTTGGGCTGGTATCGATTGAAAACCGGGATTATTTTTTTCCGCAAACGTTTACACAATCGATTACGGTTTCGGTGTAGGTGCAAATGTTGGCGGGCACAGCTTTGGCGAATGTGTCAAAACCACACTTTCCAGGGGATGTCTGCCGTTCTTCAAATCCTTACCGCCTATCACGCCGCAAGTCCGTTATAAGTGTTATTTTGAGCCGATTTTGAGTATGATGCTTTTCGAAAAATACCCCGTACACCTTACTAACTCCCTCACAGGCAGGAAAGAACGCCTGGAAACGATCGTCCCTGGCCACCTCGGCATCTATGTATGCGGCCCCACGGTCTATGGCGACGTGCACCTGGGCAATGTGCGTACGTTCATGATGTTCGACCTGATAACACGCTATCTGCGGTTCCTTCAATACCGTGTCCGCTATGTGCGAAACATCACCGATGTCGGACACCTGGTGAACGATGCGGACGAAGGCGAAGATAAAATCGCCAAAAAGGCCCGTGCAGAGCAACTGGAGCCCATGGAAGTGGTCAAACACTATACCGACGGCTTCCACCATGTGATGCGCCAGTTCAACATCCTCCCTCCCAGCATCGAGCCCTCGGCAACCGGTCATATCGTAGAACAGATCGAAATCGTGAAAAAACTTTTAGAAAACGGTTTCGCTTACGAAGTGAATGGCTCCGTCTATTTCGACGTGACCAAGTATAATAAAGACCATAACTACGGCATCCTCTCCGGCCGCGTGCTGGAAGACCTCATGGAAAGCGGACGGAAACTGGACG carries:
- a CDS encoding SusC/RagA family TonB-linked outer membrane protein produces the protein MIMKKLYKRVSLSLAVMLMLASVALAQERVVTGTVADESGNFMPGVNIILKGTAKGTVSDSEGKFSLSVPGNDAVLLITFVGYGTTEVQVGSQTSIEVNLQPDLTSLDEVVVTGYSFDKRRELTGSVSTVKTKDLTVTPTGNVEQLLQGRVAGVTVISNGQPGTTSQVRVRGFGGFGANQPLYIVDGVPTLDISFINPDDIETTTVLKDAGSASIYGARAAAGVIVYTTKKGKKGQKLAVTYDLMAGVSTPGKGQDMMNPTDFADWTWNAIRNTEDANARAGGVAPDYATAFAKFNHPQFGGGLTPVIPDYINVGGAAGVTGSVDLAAEKLKYNIDPRNGSIYQVVKANKQGTDWYKAITRTAPIVRQTIGVSGGGETHRFYIGLSQQDQQGILKNNSFKRYAARANSEFDVLPNLRLGENLQFTYLQRLGLSGGDGGRGISADENDILSAFRMPSIIPIYDEFGGYAGTAAKGFNNPRNPVASRDGQANNTAYQAMAFGNIYLEYDVIPGLTLRTSIGGNYYQNRAHNYSRWQYENSENNSAFGYSEGGSYRFGWTFTNTANYKKTFGDHGIDVLVGQEALNTGKGWDDNESGLNPFSWDPNFINTTNTNSRQAGSYYDNGANMSSYFGQVKYAFKEKYILTGVLRRDGSSVFGVNHRYGTFPAVSAAWRISAEPFMQSVSFISDLKIRGGYGTMGNSNPIVQYNKNNQYTLYGGNVGNSSYDISGSNSSATTGFYRTSIGNKDTKWETAVTTNIGIDGQLFGGKLDVIIDFWKKDTKDLLYQLPLPATVGYNATPPYVNVAKMQNKGIDIFLGNKGNITSGLSYEVNVNGSFLHNEITEIGGGQKYMTTVNPGFRGINPIRNQLGQSISAFFGYQVQGIFQSSEEVSTAATQSGADIGRFRYKDINNDGVINDADRTFLGSPVPKFTGGMNFTLRYKNFDLTAYLYTSLGNKIFNVSRWFTDFYPSFQGAAISNRVKDSWSPTNTGATIPIFESASNFSTNTQSSSFYVENGSYLRLQNVTLGYNLPTALLEKFKMTKLRFFVSANNLFTITGYNGLDPAVGGAADTNFGIDVGNYPVTRGYTGGLNLAF
- a CDS encoding winged helix-turn-helix domain-containing protein, encoding MFKDLDPLLHAQLRLAVMSLLMSVASAEFTYIREKTNSTAGNLSVQLDKLSAAGYIAVEKSFKGKKPLTTCTITKKGIKAFEDYVNTLKQYIHNR
- a CDS encoding VCBS repeat-containing protein; protein product: MRKRLLRGSILFSLACVTLTQCKTPTNPNTLFQLKSSEDTGIEFVNTVAESDSFNIFTYEYIYNGGGVGVADFNNDGLQDVFFSGNQEPNRLYLNQGGFKFKDITENANVNGKKGRWNQGVAVVDINNDGWMDVYVCATANPDAEMRKNLLLVNQGAAKNGEPTFKEMAADYKIDYNGHSVMAAFFDYDRDGDLDLYVLVNEKINNTPTNYRPKITDGSSPNNDKLYRNEGNGTFTDVTLEAGILWEGFGLGLAITDVNKDGWPDIYVSNDYLSNDILYINQQNGKFANATADYIGHSSQFSMGNDAADINNDGLPEIITLDMLPETSARKKTTIGNKSYQNYLNNEKFKYEYQYVRNMLQLNNGADKHIKFSEVGELSGVYQTEWSWSPLFADFDNDGNKDLIITNGFPKDITDKDFANYRADVGNVASNRSLIDSIPIVRIPNYAFKNNGDLTFSDVTKTWGLDKPSFSNGAAFADFDNDGDLDYVVNSINDKAMLYENTLYAGKEKKSKMNFLRIKLKGTEKNPAGIGAKVTLRYGGGKMQYSEESVYRGFLSSVEETLHFGLDSTASVDSVVVEWPDGGSQLVRDVKTNQVLAIAYAPDKKEEAKTASPALAETLFQKSDKKLNILFKHPEEDFIDFNLQRTIPHKFSQAGPGLSVGDVNGDGREDFIVGGSTYFNAQVYLQKPDGTFAPTVKNEKNELKREEDEGLLLFDADNDHDLDLYIVSGSWEGQADVNSYQDRLYLNNGKGVFTQSKDALPEIKASGSCVRAADFDGDGDLDLFVGGRVVPSQYPTPPQSYLLRNDKGKFTDVTNEVCEALAFAGMITDALWTDFDKDGKEDLLVVGEFMAPTFFKNNGKTLTKIDASGAEQHKGWWNSIAAADFDNDGDTDYVVGNLGENNAFHVTNETPLKLFAKDFDGNGSVDPVLACYMRVSMDSEEKKLYPVHFWDELNSQSPKFRNKYSRYKQYSKATADQVLTADDLKDAMVLDANDMASSYLENKGNGTFAVHALPTLVQVAPVNGLVADDVNGDGNTDVIMVGNDYGNEVFIGRYDAFTGLVLLGDGKGGFHTLPSAKSGFYTHGDAKALVKLYGAKDTEVFLASQNRDSLAVFTRKPTVPMHVVAVEPNDRWAELTLEDGRKQRVEFYYGAGYLSQSSRKLSVSSKVKEVVIYDASGKSRKVSLRAI
- a CDS encoding DUF72 domain-containing protein gives rise to the protein MDFGKVENEDISQVDFRLPPDAEGTGTILKRNKALGHTPQIFVGCAKWGRKDWVGKIYPLKTKEADFLNHYAKHFNCIELNATFYRMPTFSQTQGWAAKVGDDFKFCPKFTDQITHIKRLKDVKEKTDQFLEGVSGFGKKLGPLFLMPHPGMAPKTLDTMEAFIQSLPKDLDLFVELRHPQWFSEADANTAVFNMLERNHTGSIITDASGRRDCVHMHLSTPEAFIRFVGNGLHPTDYTRIDDWVQRIKAWMEQGIEKVYFFMHQHEELHSPELSKYLIQQLNKHCGTQIPEPVFVEDIAPVADLFGAAPSDKKTAVKKTASKKKS
- a CDS encoding RagB/SusD family nutrient uptake outer membrane protein yields the protein MKNTLKTRALGSVLLALLLLYACKDSFLEVPPTGSLNEDLLATPQGIEASLIAVYSQVNGRGNRMASPSNWVWGSIRGGENNKGTDPGDYSDINPIQRFEAQSTQGVISDKYNGLYEGVARANATMRILPKTDAKGSAAIEAQKVKVEAQVRFLRAHFYFELKRGFNNTPYVDESVDYQKGIELVGNDKDLWPMIEADMQFAIDNLPETWSEAGRVNSWAAKTYMAKILLYQHKFDAAKAIFDDVIANGKTTKGAKYALLPNFSDVFKASNDNSAESVWAYQSAANTGSVNNANPEFDLNWPYNTGPDGPGNCCSFFQPTIEMGNTFRTAAGLPLKNRAYDLPANELKTDMGLESKDPFTPDAGPVDPRLDHTIGRRYIQYLDWKPFPGKAWIRNQPNAGPYQTKKYVYYKTDKGTNQDNSSWTPGYTAINVNIIRFSDVLLMAAECEVEAAGGSLTKAMDYVNQVRTRAQNPADFVMGLFNAGATTDYLNPVMDYTKPAADYQIALYTAADFATAADARENIRMERKLELSGEGHRFFDLMRWSFGATPTYGIDDINAYLTYEAPKIPSGAFTGAKFTKDQDELLPIPQAQIDIQTPDILKQNPGGY